In Pseudonocardia sp. DSM 110487, the sequence TCACGGACGGGCCGTACGGCGAGACGAAGGAGCTGTTCGGCGGCTTCTGGATCCTCGACGTCGCGTCCAAGGAGGAGGCCGTCGAGTGGGCGAAGCGGGCTCCGATGACCGGGCCCGGTGTGAAAGCCGAGATCCGCAGGGTGACGAGCATCGACGAGCTCCCGCAGGACAACGAGTGGATCCAGAAGGAGCGGGCCTGGCGGGAGGCCACGGGCCAGCTGTGAGCGACGCCGGAGGCGGGCGACGGGCCGTCGAGGCGGTCTGGCGGATCGAGTCCGCGCGGATCGTCGGCGCCCTCGCCCGCTACACCGGCGACTTCGCGCTCGCCGAGGACCTCGCCCAGGAGGCGCTCGCCGAAGCGCTCGTCACGTGGCCGGCCGACGGCGTCCCCCGCAACCCGGCGGGCTGGCTGCTCACCGTGGGGCGCCGCCGCGCGATCGACGGGTTCCGGCGCCGGTCGGCGCTCGACGACCGGTACGCCGCCCTCGCCCGGGAGCTGGGCGAGGGCAGCGACGCGGCGGACGCCGACGTCCTCTGGGACCCCGACCAGCTCGACGACGACGTGCTGGCGCTGGCCTTCATCGCCTGCCACCCGGTGGTGTCGCGGGAGGCCCGCGTGGCGCTGACGCTGCGCGTGATCGGCGGCCTGACGAGCGACGAGATCGCGCGCGCGTTCCTCGTGCCGACGGCCACCGTGCAGGCGCGGATCACCCGGGCCAAGAAGACCCTCGCGGCGGCCCGGGTGCCGTTCGAGGTACCGCCGCCGCGCGAGCGCCGCGAGCGGCTCGGCTCCGTGCTCAGCGTGGTGTACGTGATCTTCACCGAGGGTTCGACGGCGACGTCGGGCCCGGAGCTGATCCGCGGCGATCTCGCGCACGAGGCGGTCCGGATGGCGCGGATCCTCGCCCGCCTGATGCCGGCCGAGCCGGAGGTACTCGGCCTGCTCGCGCTGATGGAGCTGACCGCGGCGCGGTTCCCGGCCCGCACCGGCCCCGACGGCGAGCCGGTGCTGCTGGAGCAGCAGGACCGCGGGCGGTGGGACCGGGCCGCGATCCGGCGCGGCCGCGCCATGCTCGCCCGCGCCGGACACGTCGGGCGCGGGCTGGGCGCCTACGGGCTGCAGGCCGCCATCGCGGAGTGCCATGCCACAGCGCCGTCGGTCGCGGAGACGAACTGGGAGCGCATCGTCCTGTTGTACGACGCGCTCGGCCGCCTCGCGCCCTCCCCCGTCGTCGAGCTCAACCGCGCGGTCGCGATCTCGATGGCCGACGGGCCCGCGGCCGCGCTGCGCGTCGTCGACGGCCTCGCCGCCGACCCGGCGCTCGCCGGGTCCCACCTCCTGCCCAGCGTCCGCGGCGAGC encodes:
- a CDS encoding YciI family protein, which gives rise to MKYMLIMRATDESFAAYADVDFDEIVESMGRFNNDLVQAGVLVAAEGLADAAEGVVIDYSAEVPVVTDGPYGETKELFGGFWILDVASKEEAVEWAKRAPMTGPGVKAEIRRVTSIDELPQDNEWIQKERAWREATGQL
- a CDS encoding RNA polymerase sigma factor, which produces MSDAGGGRRAVEAVWRIESARIVGALARYTGDFALAEDLAQEALAEALVTWPADGVPRNPAGWLLTVGRRRAIDGFRRRSALDDRYAALARELGEGSDAADADVLWDPDQLDDDVLALAFIACHPVVSREARVALTLRVIGGLTSDEIARAFLVPTATVQARITRAKKTLAAARVPFEVPPPRERRERLGSVLSVVYVIFTEGSTATSGPELIRGDLAHEAVRMARILARLMPAEPEVLGLLALMELTAARFPARTGPDGEPVLLEQQDRGRWDRAAIRRGRAMLARAGHVGRGLGAYGLQAAIAECHATAPSVAETNWERIVLLYDALGRLAPSPVVELNRAVAISMADGPAAALRVVDGLAADPALAGSHLLPSVRGELLGRMGRTEEARIELARAADLCGNTRERELLERKRAALQPASNRILRRS